The following are encoded together in the Cynocephalus volans isolate mCynVol1 chromosome 4, mCynVol1.pri, whole genome shotgun sequence genome:
- the LOC134375322 gene encoding olfactory receptor 5P76-like → MDYPVNGNHTAMTGFVLLGLTDDPVLRVILFMIILCIYLVTLSGNLSTVILISISSQLHHPMYFFLSHLAFADIGFSSSVTPNMLVNFLVERNTISYSGCAIQLGSTAFFGTVECFLLAAMAYDRFVAICNPLLYSTKMSTEVCVQLLAVAYIGGFLNAISYTFSFYSLFFCGPNQVNHFFCDFAPLLRLSCSDVSVPAVVPSFTAGSIVAVTVFVIAVSYIYILITILKMRSTEGRHKAFSTCTSHLTAVTLFYGTITFIYVMPESSYSTDQNKVVSVLYTVVIPMLNPLIYSLRNKEIKGALKRELGRKIFS, encoded by the coding sequence ATGGATTACCCAGTGAATGGGAACCACACTGCAATGACTGGGTTCGTTTTATTGGGCTTAACAGATGATCCAGTCCTTCGAGTCATCCTCTTCATGATCATCCTGTGCATCTACCTGGTGACCTTATCTGGCAATCTCAGCACAGTCATTCTTATCAGCATCTCTTCTCAGCTCCATcatcctatgtatttttttctgagccaCTTGGCTTTTGCTGACATAGGCTTTTCATCTTCTGTCACGCCCAACATGCTTGTAAACTTCCTGGTGGAGAGAAATACGATCTCCTATAGTGGATGTGCCATCCAGCTTGGTTCAACTGCTTTCTTTGGGACAGTCGAATGCTTCCTTCTGGCTGCCATGGCATATGATCGCTTTGTGGCAATCTGCAACCCACTGCTTTATTCAACTAAAATGTCCAcagaagtctgtgtccagttaCTTGCAGTGGCTTACATAGGTGGTTTTCTCAATGCTATCTCCTATactttttccttctattctttaTTCTTCTGTGGACCAAATCAAGTCAAtcattttttctgtgattttgcTCCTTTACTTCGACTCTCCTGTTCTGATGTCAGTGTCCCTGCAGTTGTCCCCTCATTTACTGCTGGCTCCATTGTTGCGGTCACAGTGTTTGTCATAGCCGTCTCCTACATCTACATCCTCATCACCATCCTGAAGATGCGCTCCACTGAGGGGCGCCACAAGGCCTTCTCCACCTGCACCTCCCACCTCACTGCGGTCACTCTGTTCTACGGGACCATCACATTCATTTATGTGATGCCCGAGTCCAGCTACTCAACAGACCAGAACAAGGTGGTGTCTGTGCTCTACACGGTGGTGATTCCCATGTTGAATCCCCTTATCTATAGTCTCAGGAACAAGGAGATTAAGGGGGCTCTGAAGAGAGAGCttggtagaaaaatattttcttag